One stretch of Miscanthus floridulus cultivar M001 chromosome 18, ASM1932011v1, whole genome shotgun sequence DNA includes these proteins:
- the LOC136524046 gene encoding uncharacterized protein, translated as MAKQHILLLATVACIHHIAYAASLKAAATGTAYDILDKNNLPRGLLPQGVRSYVLNPDGKLEVTLARQCEIPVTFGGQQLKFRFSSTVGGVIKPGSIQEVYGVDVQIKFGWLGIRQVDRAGDQLTFQAKQFTQSFPVSAFAVSQSCS; from the coding sequence ATGGCCAAGCAGCACATTCTCCTCCTCGCCACCGTGGCTTGCATCCACCACATTGCGTACGCAGCGAGCTTGAAGGCGGCTGCAACAGGGACGGCATACGACATCCTGGACAAAAACAACTTACCGCGTGGACTCCTCCCCCAGGGCGTGCGATCATACGTTCTCAACCCGGACGGCAAACTAGAAGTGACCCTCGCACGACAGTGTGAGATTCCAGTCACCTTCGGCGGCCAACAGCTCAAGTTCCGTTTCTCCAGCACGGTTGGAGGGGTCATCAAGCCCGGTTCCATCCAGGAGGTGTACGGCGTGGATGTGCAGATCAAGTTCGGCTGGCTCGGTATCAGACAAGTCGACCGTGCCGGTGACCAACTCACATTTCAGGCCAAGCAGTTCACACAGTCGTTTCCGGTCAGCGCCTTCGCCGTGAGCCAGTCCTGCAGCTGA
- the LOC136524045 gene encoding uncharacterized protein: MAVIHCTFEKGVRSYVLNPDGKLEVILAGQCEIPVTFGGQQLKFRFSSTVGGVIQPGSIHEVYGVDVQIKFGWLGIRQVDRAGDQLTFLAKQFTPFPVSAFDVSHSCS, translated from the exons ATGGCAGTAATTCATTGCACATTTGAGAAG GGCGTGCGATCGTACGTTCTCAACCCGGACGGCAAACTAGAAGTGATCCTCGCCGGCCAGTGCGAGATTCCAGTCACCTTCGGCGGCCAACAGCTCAAGTTTCGTTTCTCCAGCACGGTTGGAGGGGTCATCCAGCCCGGTTCCATCCACGAGGTGTACGGCGTGGATGTGCAGATCAAGTTCGGCTGGCTCGGCATCAGACAAGTCGACCGTGCCGGTGACCAACTCACATTTCTGGCCAAGCAGTTCACACCGTTTCCGGTCAGCGCCTTCGACGTGAGCCACTCCTGCAGCTGA